A single region of the Vicia villosa cultivar HV-30 ecotype Madison, WI linkage group LG4, Vvil1.0, whole genome shotgun sequence genome encodes:
- the LOC131597076 gene encoding uncharacterized protein LOC131597076, which produces MEIKSRKPFFLNFKKVPTPLKIFCDNISSSLRFSDSLNTLISLVRANVDGVLLNTMVQFYDPLLRCFTFRDFQLVPSLEEFSCLLGLPVRNQLPYTGKEEEPKLEVIAAALHLPRSEIEKVWISKKEYSGLPLDFLYEKAEILAKASSMDALEAVLSLLIYGQVLFFHYDKIVDVAAINIFLSKNPVPTLLGDLLHSIHFRVSKRSGCVLGCAPLLYKCCGEFPNIPLLGIRGGITYNPVLARHHFGFALKDKPRSLNLSAEYFNYDSDKEKKRDLFIKAWSKVKKVGAKDIGRRNYTPGDSYFQWVYNRVMEFGMPYPSNTPIVPRVTPPAVPDIFEPYVPTPNEDLVATVNQLKRERDDFERRLLKAEAEKEALTQDAKERETLLDYFSRKWKIEDFVSPDQINSWENEISRLVQEREEMIKAHKEEVRVLKRKRRQEDKNTGV; this is translated from the exons ATGGAAATCAAAAGTCGTAAACCGTTCTTTCTCaatttcaagaaagtacctactcCATTAAAGATTTTCTGTGACAACATCTCTAGTTCTCTCAGATTCAGTGATTCTCTCAACACACTCATAAGCTTGGTACGAGCTAATGTGGATGGAGTTCTTCTCAACACcatggttcaattctatgatccgttaCTACGTTGCTTCACTTTCAGAGACTTTCAGTTAGTACCATCCTTGGAAGAGTTCTCTTGCTTGCTAGGACTCCCTGTGCGCAATCAACTTCCGTACACTGGCAAAGAAGAAGAGCCTAAGttggaagtcattgctgctgccctGCACTTGCCAAGATCAGAAATTGAGAAGGTTTGGATTAgtaagaaagagtattctggattaCCCCTTGATTTCCTCTACGAAAAAGCGGAGATTCTTGCTAAAGCTTCAAGTATGGATGCCTTGGAAGCTGTGTTGTCTCTCTTAATTTATGGACAAGTTTTGTTTTTCCATTATGACAAAATTGTTGATGTGGCTGCTATCAACATCTTTCTTAGCAAGAATCCGGTTCCCACTTTGCTTGGCGATTTGTTACATTCTATTCATTTCCGAgtatcaaaaagaagtggttgtGTCCTGGGATGTGCTCCTCTTTtgtataagtg ctgtggagaattccctaatataCCTCTCCTTGGTATTCGTggaggaataacttataatcctGTTTTAGCTCGACATCactttggttttgctttgaaagataagCCACGTTCTTTGAATCTTAGCGCGGAATATTTCAATTATGATTcggataaagaaaagaaaagggatctCTTCATCAAGGCTTGGTCGAAAGTAAAGAAAGTTGGTGCGAAAGATATAGGAAGAAGAAATTACACACCTGGGGATTCGTATTTCCAATGGGTTTATAACCGAGTTATGGAATTTGGGATGCCTTATCCATCTAATACACCCATAGTTCCAAGAGTAACTCCCCCTGCTGTCCCGGATATATTTGAGCCATATGTTCCCACTCCGAACGAAGATCTGGTTGCGACCGTTAACCAACTCAAGAGGGAAAGGGATGACTTTGAAAGACGCCTGCTAAAAGCTGAAGCCGAAAAGGAAGCATTGACACAAGATGCTAAAGAACGAGAAACTTTACTTGACTATTTTTCTCGTAAATGGAAAATTGAAGACTTTGTTTCCCCGGATCAAATTAACTCATGGGAAAATGAAATTTCAAGACTGGttcaagaaagagaagaaatgatTAAAGCACACAAAGAAGAAGTTAGAGTGCTAAAAAGGAAGCGTCGTCAAGAAGACAAGAACACTGGAGTTTAG